One Maribacter cobaltidurans genomic window carries:
- a CDS encoding STING domain-containing protein gives MIIRPKIFIGSSSAGLEIAEKVKAHLSNIADCFVWSEPDIWETNRSTFDNLIRMANYFDFGVFVATADDLTETNDRLVIEPRDNVILEMALFLGAMGHHKSFLLVEKGIKLPTDFNGIYMPRFDTNDEDSIKDACDTYMAKIEEHYQLGHLSLYPTTALAIGYYKNFIADLVESVQTAKKMTIDETEYTDFKLKVVIPADLKGMIREKAQVFYKRNGFSANAMEAKFRKHHLWFQLDKKNAPIAIMYDMPSTLTGIDDAIELILQKSYKGRTKIQELIEQKELNNFRRVLQMQIDSSPFAQEVVEIIDEF, from the coding sequence ATGATTATTAGACCTAAAATATTTATCGGCTCTTCAAGTGCAGGATTGGAAATAGCAGAGAAAGTCAAAGCACATTTGTCTAATATAGCGGACTGTTTCGTTTGGTCAGAACCAGATATTTGGGAAACAAACAGAAGTACCTTCGATAATCTGATTCGTATGGCGAATTACTTTGATTTTGGTGTCTTTGTTGCAACTGCTGATGATTTGACAGAAACCAACGACCGGTTAGTAATTGAACCAAGAGATAACGTCATTCTTGAAATGGCATTATTTTTAGGAGCAATGGGTCATCATAAATCTTTTTTGTTAGTAGAGAAAGGCATAAAATTACCCACAGATTTCAATGGAATTTATATGCCACGATTTGACACCAATGATGAAGATTCAATAAAAGATGCTTGCGATACTTATATGGCAAAAATCGAAGAACATTATCAATTAGGTCATTTAAGTTTATATCCAACGACAGCTTTGGCTATTGGCTACTATAAAAATTTTATAGCGGATTTGGTTGAAAGTGTTCAAACGGCTAAAAAAATGACCATCGATGAAACTGAATATACGGACTTTAAACTCAAAGTTGTTATTCCAGCTGACCTTAAAGGAATGATACGCGAAAAGGCGCAAGTATTTTATAAACGAAATGGGTTTTCTGCTAATGCAATGGAGGCAAAGTTTAGGAAACATCATTTATGGTTTCAATTAGATAAAAAAAATGCCCCAATTGCAATTATGTACGATATGCCAAGTACATTAACAGGAATTGACGATGCTATTGAGTTAATACTTCAAAAGAGCTATAAGGGCAGAACTAAAATTCAAGAATTAATTGAACAAAAAGAGCTCAATAATTTCAGAAGAGTATTACAAATGCAAATAGATAGCAGTCCATTTGCACAAGAGGTTGTAGAAATTATCGATGAATTTTAA
- a CDS encoding DUF1593 domain-containing protein, translating into MKTFLWFLSFCLLVSNSSLAQTHQKNRVIILTDIEADPDDTQSLVRLLLYSNQIDIKGLVATTSCWMQNKINPESIARVIRGYGKVQPNLLTHESGYPESEALLSLIKKGLPVYGMDGVGDGKDSEGSEWIIKVLEEKDDRPLWISVWGGVNTLAQSLHKIKQTKSKSEAQRMISKLRVYTISDQDDSGLWIRNTFPELFYIVSPGDHYDSATWTGINTYINGIDNSSISNTWIAENIQQDHGPLGAEYPDVAWGMEGDTPAFLSLIPNGLNVPEHPEWGAWGGRYALYKPEFDKTKKGTSVVTIAPETRAIWTNVDDTYTPYVSQEYGRTVKRDTLTFKNNKATLWRWRDDFQNDFAARMDWCLMTYEEANHPPVPGLTHPEEFTVKSGEAFSLDAFKSTDPDGDNLSYLWFHYPEESTYKKEIYMGAENVHIVNLTAPDVDKKETLHFILKLSDKGSPSLTRYKRVIVTVVPK; encoded by the coding sequence ATGAAGACATTTTTGTGGTTCCTTTCCTTTTGTTTGCTTGTCAGCAATTCATCGCTCGCCCAAACCCATCAAAAAAATAGGGTCATTATCCTAACGGATATTGAGGCCGATCCAGATGATACACAGTCCTTGGTGCGTTTGCTGCTCTATTCCAATCAAATCGATATCAAGGGACTCGTGGCAACCACCTCATGCTGGATGCAAAACAAAATAAACCCGGAGTCCATTGCCAGGGTGATCCGAGGGTATGGAAAAGTACAACCCAATCTTTTAACCCACGAATCCGGTTATCCGGAATCGGAAGCCTTGTTGTCCTTGATCAAAAAGGGACTTCCGGTGTACGGTATGGACGGTGTAGGCGACGGTAAAGATTCCGAGGGTTCCGAATGGATCATTAAGGTCTTGGAAGAAAAGGATGATCGCCCCTTGTGGATTTCGGTTTGGGGCGGTGTAAATACCTTGGCGCAATCCCTCCATAAAATAAAACAAACGAAAAGTAAAAGCGAAGCCCAACGGATGATTTCAAAACTGCGGGTGTATACGATTTCCGATCAGGATGACAGCGGCCTTTGGATACGCAATACGTTTCCCGAACTTTTTTATATCGTTTCCCCGGGAGATCACTATGACTCGGCGACTTGGACAGGAATCAATACCTATATCAACGGAATCGATAACAGTAGCATAAGCAATACGTGGATTGCCGAAAATATTCAGCAGGACCATGGGCCTTTAGGTGCAGAATATCCCGATGTGGCTTGGGGCATGGAAGGGGATACCCCGGCTTTTTTGTCCCTGATTCCCAACGGACTCAATGTACCCGAACATCCGGAATGGGGCGCATGGGGCGGCCGATATGCACTGTATAAACCGGAATTTGACAAGACCAAAAAAGGAACTTCGGTCGTAACCATTGCTCCCGAGACCCGGGCTATTTGGACGAATGTTGATGATACGTATACGCCCTATGTTTCCCAAGAATATGGGAGAACGGTAAAAAGAGATACCTTGACGTTCAAGAACAATAAGGCCACCTTATGGCGATGGAGGGATGATTTTCAAAATGATTTTGCCGCCCGTATGGATTGGTGTTTGATGACGTATGAGGAGGCGAATCACCCACCGGTTCCCGGTCTGACCCATCCGGAGGAATTTACCGTAAAATCGGGCGAAGCTTTTAGTCTGGATGCGTTTAAATCCACCGACCCAGATGGGGATAACCTGAGTTATTTATGGTTTCACTATCCAGAGGAAAGTACCTATAAAAAGGAAATCTATATGGGGGCGGAGAATGTTCATATCGTGAACCTTACGGCGCCTGATGTGGATAAAAAGGAAACCCTTCATTTTATTTTAAAGCTCTCCGATAAAGGCAGCCCTTCCTTAACAAGGTACAAACGTGTTATCGTTACGGTTGTGCCTAAATAG
- a CDS encoding helix-turn-helix domain-containing protein, with product MNDLLRYQGLYGEQQLPMVSDFIHLEPLQDRSKIYAWEIEEHIHTDLVQLFLISSGSGTLYSEKQEVSLNAPCTVTVPANVLHGFHFEPHITGHVMTLSVSFYDTLLPNKPDLTRQLGQLACISFTERPERFAEFDYWKDKIQQEIFDNAPEKLLALKTYFEMLYLELYREKFRTRTADLLTNNRNLAYFQQFQELIRQHAQDLPSIKTFAKKLGITQTHLNRVCHTVAGTSALKVVQEFTIAEAKKYLLNTSYSIAEVAYFLNFNDPAYFSRLFKNRVGVAPGEFRKG from the coding sequence ATGAACGACCTCCTTCGCTACCAAGGTTTATATGGCGAGCAGCAGTTGCCTATGGTGTCCGATTTCATCCATCTAGAACCCCTACAAGACCGTAGCAAGATCTATGCGTGGGAAATTGAGGAACATATCCACACCGATCTCGTGCAGCTCTTTTTAATTTCCTCGGGAAGTGGCACCCTATATTCCGAAAAGCAAGAAGTCTCCCTAAATGCCCCTTGTACAGTGACCGTACCCGCCAACGTACTGCACGGTTTTCATTTTGAGCCGCACATTACCGGTCATGTCATGACCCTCTCCGTTTCCTTTTACGATACCCTGTTGCCCAACAAGCCCGACCTTACCCGACAATTGGGTCAATTGGCCTGTATTTCCTTTACAGAACGTCCCGAACGTTTTGCGGAGTTCGACTATTGGAAGGACAAGATCCAGCAAGAGATTTTTGACAATGCGCCCGAAAAACTGCTGGCCCTCAAGACCTATTTTGAAATGCTCTACTTGGAACTGTACCGTGAAAAGTTTAGGACCCGAACGGCCGATTTACTCACCAACAACCGCAACTTGGCCTATTTTCAGCAGTTTCAGGAACTCATAAGGCAGCATGCCCAAGACCTGCCCAGCATCAAAACCTTTGCAAAAAAACTGGGCATTACCCAAACCCACCTCAACCGGGTATGCCATACCGTAGCGGGAACCTCTGCCTTAAAAGTGGTGCAGGAATTTACCATCGCGGAGGCCAAAAAATACCTGTTGAACACCTCCTATTCCATTGCGGAAGTGGCCTACTTCCTCAACTTTAACGACCCGGCCTATTTTAGCCGACTTTTTAAAAACCGCGTGGGTGTAGCGCCTGGGGAGTTTAGAAAGGGATAA
- a CDS encoding nucleotidyltransferase domain-containing protein has product MQKDYQQLISSVRGRINPDNFALKKAFSEELSTISYSQVLIYIRLAMKGVEPEYTQKSKDAGERVKEHLSIELENVEFRYQGSVMTNTHIRGYSDIDLLTISDKFYSYDVNNIQQLLASSERRSKYYRSSIEKLEKEVNTSPYLGNSIQDLRDLRINSENVLNRIYSVCDTSKPKAIKIKNLNLNREVDIVIANWYDDISSIINNKGDYRGIQIFNKTTDSKENPDYPFLSIKRINERSSETNGRLKKMIRFLKNSKANSNQDIDLNSFEINAICYDINPSKYESLSFYELVPVIYNQMKEIATDDSKANNLVSVDGREYIFRHKQSKKDNLRILLAEIEAIFVDLKRTLV; this is encoded by the coding sequence ATTATCAACAACTAATATCAAGTGTAAGAGGGAGAATTAACCCAGACAATTTCGCATTAAAAAAAGCTTTTTCTGAGGAATTATCAACGATTTCTTATAGTCAAGTTTTGATATATATAAGACTTGCCATGAAAGGTGTAGAGCCTGAATATACTCAAAAAAGTAAAGATGCTGGAGAAAGAGTTAAAGAGCATTTAAGTATAGAACTTGAAAATGTTGAATTTAGATATCAAGGCTCTGTTATGACCAATACACATATTAGGGGTTATAGTGATATAGACTTATTGACAATTTCAGATAAATTTTATTCGTATGATGTAAACAATATTCAGCAACTTTTGGCAAGCTCAGAAAGAAGGTCCAAATATTACCGGTCTTCAATTGAAAAGTTAGAAAAAGAGGTAAATACATCACCTTATTTAGGAAACTCAATTCAAGATTTAAGAGATTTAAGAATTAATAGCGAAAATGTTTTAAATAGAATTTATAGTGTCTGTGATACATCAAAACCCAAAGCAATTAAGATTAAAAACTTGAATTTAAATCGAGAAGTAGATATTGTAATAGCTAATTGGTATGATGATATTTCGTCAATAATTAATAATAAAGGAGATTATAGAGGTATTCAAATATTCAATAAGACGACGGATTCAAAAGAAAATCCAGATTATCCATTTTTGAGTATTAAAAGAATTAACGAAAGAAGTTCGGAAACAAATGGTAGGTTGAAAAAAATGATTCGATTTTTGAAGAATAGCAAAGCAAATTCAAATCAAGATATAGACTTAAATAGTTTCGAAATAAATGCTATATGTTATGATATTAATCCTTCGAAATACGAAAGCTTATCATTTTATGAATTAGTGCCAGTAATTTATAATCAAATGAAAGAGATAGCTACTGATGACAGTAAAGCAAATAATCTTGTTTCTGTAGATGGGAGAGAATATATCTTTAGACACAAGCAGTCTAAAAAAGATAATTTGAGAATATTACTTGCCGAAATAGAGGCGATTTTTGTTGATCTTAAAAGAACACTTGTATGA